The segment AAGCGATCAGTGTCACATTTTAACCTGCAATAACACTCAGCTGAAACAAGGTATGAAATGTCATcaccattttatttgtattgcctTACTCTTCTTTTAGtctctctgtttttggtctccactaaCTCCTGAGGGGAAATATCTGCTCTGTAGTTGAATAAATGCTCCACTTGGTCACCAGACAGTCGCTAACCATGTCGCCACGTCATTTAGTGCTGACCAGTACTGTGGCTTTTAGGAGCTTTTTGCCTAAAACTACTTCCTGCTGCTCCCGAAAACGACTTTATGAGAGTGGtaagagtgaaccaaaacagtaacGTTGCGGGCCGGAGAGATCAACAATGAGCTGAATTCTCTTAAAATGCTCCATAAAGCTCAGGGTAGCTGCAGAATTGGGTGATAATTAAATTTTATCATATTGATTATGACTGATATATGAAGATTTTCGCAATCCATGCATTTAAAAAGTCGAAAGAAACTAAAGCAAAACCTGGTTTGCGAATGACTCTGAGGACAATGCATCCAAGGAAGACAGCAATGATGCCAAAGAAGATACAGCCAGAGATAGAAAGAAGCACCCTCCTCTTCAAAACtggagaaataaatatataaaaaacagaATGAAAGTTAGACAGAATATTTGCAGGGTAAACACTCATAACCTCCAAAGCGCAGGTAAACTTACGGAGGTTCTTGGTCTTGAAAGAATCACTGCTTCTTGAATAAGATGGTCTACCGGTCCTAATGCCCTGGCAGGTGTACAGGCTCTGCTCAGGGTCATTCTGGGGTGTGACTGTATGTTTCTCAGAGGGCGGAAGATTGATTGATTGCCCCTTTCTAAACCTATGGGAAGGTAAGAAtccacacacagtgcacacatgAATGTATTTAGAGAATGTTACTCTATAGTATTAACTTATATTTCGTATATTTGTATTACCATGTGTAGTTCCACGTGTTCTGATGTATGTGCACACCACATCTGAGCACCAAGCTGTCAGTGGAGAAGACCTCGGACCAGCCAGTTAACAGGATTATATCAGCTTGTGGGCGctctgtaaaaacacaaaactgtgatgaacacattaaacacacaaagaaaaatgttaGAGGGAAGTCAACAAAAACGTACCTTCAATTTCAAGTCTGACAGCCTGACTCCGGTCTGAGCTGAAGACTGTATCTCTTCCTCTTTTAGCTTGGCATTGATATGATCCGCTGTTTGTTCTCACAACAGATCTGATGGTGTGATTGTTTCCAGATTCGGTGAGTAGATGACCATCTTTGAGCCACAGGTACTCCCATCCGGAAGAGACATTAATGTAACAGCTAAAGGAAACTGAATCTTCAGTATGCATCACATGGTGTGTGGGGTTCTGCATCAGTGTGACTCTGGGTTTTGTATCTGTGGGGAAATCAAAAATGCCATTGCTCCAAGTATGACAGCATGTTGATGTATATTACACGGCACAACCAGGAGCAGCTGGCCTTTAACAAGATGctttaaattgcttttttttaatatgctgaACCTCTACGGTCTTCCCAGAATGTATCCCAAAGAAGGAAATGAAGCTGCAGCCATGACATAGTTATCTAAGCTCAGCATAAATATTGGAAGCAgtgggaaacagctagcttggcTCTGTTTATATGCAGGAATCTTTATGTTAATGTaggtagtatatatataatataaaacaatgtCATAAAAAGTATTAGTCTTATGTATTATGTCGAAAAAATGAAACCaatcacagtacagtatgtCACAAAAGGCCATAGTAGTATGTCAAACACAATCATAGAAAAGTCAAAGTATATCATGTcaaaaaaagttataaaaacGTAATAGTATATTgtgttgaaaaaaacattaaaaagccaAAGTATAGAATGTAGAAATTAAGTAATACAAATTAATACAAAAGTAACAATATAGTATGTAAAAAGTACTAAAAAGGCATCATAAAGTAAGTTGCACAACGTCAAAATGTCATAGtatgtcagaaaaaaaatcataaagcAGCAATGTGAAGTGCCACTTTAACCAAACTCTGACATCTGAAATGAAGGCATAACATTTTGTACCTAAGAGCCCAATATAATCAAAATCCTAACATAACAAGTTGAACTGTCCTACAATGATGTAAACAGAGAGGGGAattgagctgaaacaagtggtttgtTGTCAgataagaaggaaaaaaatcctCACCATAAACATCCAGAGTTAGTCCTTCACTGAAGACGCTGCTTACAGTCCGGCTCTTGAGTTTTCCTGAACAGCTGTATCGTCCGTGGTGTGAGGCTGAAGCAGAACTGATAGAGAGAGTAGCAGCATTAAAGGATGCGGTATTATCTTCCAGGACCAGCTTGCTGTCTTTGAACCACATATATTTCCAGTCAGTGCTGCCGTCCATCCAACAGTTAAACTTCACACTCTCAGTGGGGAACACATCAAGCCACGGTGTGATCAACTTCAAAGATGGCACAGGAATTTCtgaagagaaacagacacaTTAGCTTTTTTCTTCAGCCTCTTCAGAATTGATTTGTACGCCTGAAATACACTTCAACACAAAGTCATTTTCTTTGGCTCACCAGATACACGTAAGATCCGTCCATCACTGGGCTGTgtcttgtacattgttttgtCTCTTATGGCCAAACACACAAAAGCCCCACCATTTGTTAAATTGGCGTCACGGATGTTAAAACTATTGGTGTTTATCGGAAGTTGTGTTCCATCTTTGTACCAATGATACGCCCAACCTGACGAGAGTTCAACTTTACATTCGAAGGACACTGACTCTCCAGTGTACACCTTTTCAACATCTGGCTGTTGAGTCATTAAGGGCTTAGGCTGTTTTCCTGTACACAGAGAAGGAATATCAATATATTAAGATTAAACTGTTCATAAATCATCTGACCAGCCAGCAATGGAAGTCAACTGAAACGTACCTTCAACTTCAAGGCGTATAGCCTGACTGACGTCAGTGAGGAAGGCTTGATCACTACCTCTTTTTGCTCGGCATTCATATGCTCCTCTATTTGATGTTTTCACAGAGTTGAGAGAGTACTTGCTTCCAGACGCGTTGAGCTGGACGCTATCTTTGTACCACATGTACGTCCATCCAAAAGAGCCATTGATGTGACAGCTAAAGGAGACTGACTCTCCAGGGAACATCACCTTGTACTCTGGATCTTGCGTCAGTCTGATTCTGGGTTTCTGTGCTGAGGGTAAGAAAACATACAATTGCATTGCATTGTAACAGATATGTATTCCACCCTGACCTGCTGCCCTCATCCCAGAAAATGTGTAACTGTAGTTCAaactaatctttttttaaattcgctgccaaaataagtatttttatgtcaaatttaaaaaagaaaactcactgTATACACTGAGAGTCAGTCCAGAGCTCAAGCTGCTTTTGACAGACCTGTCATTCAGGTGGCCCTTGCAGTTATATTGTCCAGCATGTTTAGCTGAAGCAGAGCGAATGGAAAGAGTCGCTCCATTTGAGTCAACAGATGCAACATTATCAACttggacttcctgtctgtttttGTACCACGTGTAAATCCAGTCAGCGCGGCCGTTCATCCCACAGCTTAACTTCACACTTTCAGTGGGGAACACATCAATCCACGCTGTGATCAGCTTCAAAGATGGAATGGGAATttctaaaaagagagaaacacatcAGCCACTTTTCATATCCTGAGAGATAACTTTGCTGCAGACTGATTTGGGTCTACGGAGCCGGTCTctttaggtgtttttaaaaatagattgaaagagttggaggaaggttcatctggttgtagatgtttttctgactgaggtatgtgcacctgtgtgaactgggatgtgatgacttgagtctTGATTTTGGTTTTACTCATGCTGTGatctaatttatttttattgtctgtcactgttttatgttgtgtgtCTGAAATTGTGTGTAATGTGCTACTGCtctcttggccaggacactcttgtaaaggagatctttaatctcaatgaggcttttcctggttgaataaatttaaataaaataaacttatcaagataaaaaaaggcttttaacaGAGCCTTTTTAAAATTTGTCTGAACAACCTTAATGACTACAATAAGTAACATACCAGCAGGCATCGTAGATCAAAAATCAAATTAGATTATTAAAACTTCAATGTGTGAAGACAGGCCAGTCAACCTCAGCATTAAAGGCACAATGATGTAGATATTGTTGACTCAAACCACAATATGCACGTGGTTTAGATAAGAAATTACAAAAAGCACTGACCGGCGGGACCAGTCTCTTctatttgcaaaacaaaaatgccTTAAAATACATA is part of the Cyclopterus lumpus isolate fCycLum1 chromosome 7, fCycLum1.pri, whole genome shotgun sequence genome and harbors:
- the LOC117733429 gene encoding titin-like isoform X1; this encodes MWLYKVFSVIYFTACAAQDSRTVSMFEDVSPTSPLPISTEAPTIYEPPLPSLQLRSEWSHVFPSEKVEFSCSVTGSADWTFTWYRNTQRVQDPDPNVSLSAEGSKLTITAATQTNQGSYSCNARHKTKNVITKSNSIELTVYANKPKPTLTRRSNYDKMFPGESVTFTCRVDVSSGWVYLWYHKGTVEIQATTDNTYTIASIDHTNSGPYHCKAKRGKEPFYTEESDTTPLQVSDPPKPSLKLLSSWPDVFEKETVELSCEVNSPDWTITWYRNQVELQEDLQLDAVDSFLNITVITQAYEGGYACKAQLKSRKVSSGFSNPVNVTVYDNTPKPTVNKVPGFDPMYVGETVNLNCKVDVSSGWKYWFRDGIELRATTETHSISLALSGQRKYSCKATRGEIISTDFSEEIQQDVHEIPIPSLKLITAWIDVFPTESVKLSCGMNGRADWIYTWYKNRQEVQVDNVASVDSNGATLSIRSASAKHAGQYNCKGHLNDRSVKSSLSSGLTLSVYTQKPRIRLTQDPEYKVMFPGESVSFSCHINGSFGWTYMWYKDSVQLNASGSKYSLNSVKTSNRGAYECRAKRGSDQAFLTDVSQAIRLEVEGKQPKPLMTQQPDVEKVYTGESVSFECKVELSSGWAYHWYKDGTQLPINTNSFNIRDANLTNGGAFVCLAIRDKTMYKTQPSDGRILRVSEIPVPSLKLITPWLDVFPTESVKFNCWMDGSTDWKYMWFKDSKLVLEDNTASFNAATLSISSASASHHGRYSCSGKLKSRTVSSVFSEGLTLDVYDTKPRVTLMQNPTHHVMHTEDSVSFSCYINVSSGWEYLWLKDGHLLTESGNNHTIRSVVRTNSGSYQCQAKRGRDTVFSSDRSQAVRLEIEERPQADIILLTGWSEVFSTDSLVLRCGVHIHQNTWNYTWFRKGQSINLPPSEKHTVTPQNDPEQSLYTCQGIRTGRPSYSRSSDSFKTKNLLLKRRVLLSISGCIFFGIIAVFLGCIVLRVIRKPADGEEKPEEAELFLTMAQLKDRDDTACPLVQYITDAELNASSKEADETGTICSETTQLPITSMEDQVVTSESQDATEKNGGLVSFK